A window of Pirellula sp. SH-Sr6A contains these coding sequences:
- a CDS encoding class I SAM-dependent methyltransferase, translating to MLERTLEPEIMDSCEEAMAYDAMDHSAVNEAFAKDLLAVPSLGTDLLDLGTGTALIPTVLCRLNRDVRIMAADASRWMLEIARYNLEVFQCASRVQLHLVDAKDMIFQDNYFDGVISNTLLHHLPEHDNFFREAIRVLRPGGVLFLRDLFRPESEEELEKLVTTYGGADSNGQQLLRQSFHAALTLPEIQSLVEPFGIPRECIRMTSDRHWTLAARASSSKQTFAPVDQIQPSTDSSRQA from the coding sequence ATGTTGGAACGCACGTTAGAGCCCGAGATCATGGATTCATGCGAAGAGGCAATGGCCTACGACGCGATGGATCATTCGGCCGTCAACGAAGCATTCGCAAAGGACTTGCTCGCCGTCCCTTCTTTAGGAACCGACCTTCTCGATTTGGGAACCGGGACGGCGTTGATCCCTACCGTACTCTGTCGGTTGAATCGGGACGTCCGAATCATGGCTGCCGATGCGTCGCGTTGGATGCTGGAGATCGCACGTTACAACCTAGAGGTCTTTCAGTGCGCATCGCGAGTCCAACTCCACTTGGTCGATGCCAAAGACATGATCTTTCAAGATAACTATTTCGACGGTGTGATCTCCAACACCCTCCTCCATCACTTGCCCGAACACGATAATTTCTTCCGGGAAGCGATCCGCGTGCTTCGTCCAGGGGGCGTGTTGTTTTTGCGAGATTTGTTTCGACCCGAATCTGAAGAGGAGTTGGAGAAACTCGTCACGACCTACGGAGGAGCAGATTCGAATGGGCAGCAGTTGCTACGCCAAAGTTTTCATGCCGCGCTCACCCTACCCGAGATTCAGTCGCTCGTCGAACCTTTCGGGATCCCACGAGAGTGCATTCGCATGACGAGCGACCGGCATTGGACTCTGGCCGCTAGAGCCTCGTCGTCGAAACAAACATTTGCACCTGTGGATCAAATCCAGCCATCGACCGATTCTTCTCGTCAAGCGTGA
- a CDS encoding thymidylate synthase — MEQQYLDLMRQIIEHGDAKSDRTGVGTRSLFGAQMRFDLSKGFPLITTKKLHLRSIIYELLWFLRGETNISYLKQNRVSIWDEWADSQGELGPVYGKQWRSWECPDGRVIDQIAQVQQQIMKSPDSRRLIVSAWNVADIQDMALPPCHLLFQFYVANNRLSCQLYQRSADFFLGVPFNIASYSLLTIMMAGSCGLIPGDFVHTLGDVHLYNNHLEQAQLQLSRTPRTPPRLVLKQFRPSVLDYEFDDIELQDYDPHPHIPAPVAV, encoded by the coding sequence ATGGAACAACAGTATTTGGATCTGATGCGTCAAATCATCGAGCATGGTGATGCGAAGAGCGACCGAACCGGTGTGGGAACACGGAGCCTGTTCGGCGCACAAATGCGATTCGACCTGTCCAAGGGATTCCCGCTCATCACGACCAAGAAGCTTCATTTGCGGAGCATCATCTATGAACTCTTGTGGTTTCTCCGCGGGGAAACCAATATCTCCTATCTGAAGCAAAACCGGGTGAGCATTTGGGACGAATGGGCCGATTCGCAAGGAGAATTAGGTCCCGTCTACGGAAAACAGTGGCGTTCCTGGGAGTGCCCCGACGGGAGAGTGATCGACCAGATTGCTCAGGTGCAACAGCAAATTATGAAGTCACCCGACTCAAGGCGATTGATCGTCAGTGCTTGGAATGTGGCCGACATCCAAGACATGGCTTTGCCACCGTGCCATCTCCTGTTTCAGTTTTATGTCGCCAACAACCGGCTCAGCTGCCAGCTTTACCAGCGCAGCGCGGACTTCTTTCTGGGTGTCCCTTTCAACATCGCATCCTACTCCCTTCTCACCATCATGATGGCGGGATCCTGTGGATTGATACCAGGGGACTTTGTCCATACCCTCGGCGATGTGCACCTGTACAACAACCATCTCGAGCAGGCTCAATTGCAGTTATCTCGCACTCCGCGAACTCCCCCCAGACTCGTGCTCAAGCAATTCCGTCCGAGCGTGCTCGATTACGAGTTCGATGATATCGAACTACAGGATTACGATCCACATCCTCATATCCCGGCGCCTGTCGCGGTATAA
- a CDS encoding diguanylate cyclase yields the protein MSDFSDVLSQTVGGPFPGASIPLPICPTQINTENAGAWQSMVHARFGTVSSLYVSLRAKHPPAAAHSLRVAFWTSAWATKHELKEDQQQLFETLALLHEIGKIGIPDRVLQKPERLLEHEQSMMDMHSQVGLEILRAAGASKELLLAIAGLGTSYESSSNLLSPDIAPLASRLVNVIDAYDSMTAKQVYRDAMTREMALAEIIRLGGTQFDPKLAKSFAELVLSNDRQLQARVAERWINRIEQHDFSRLFEMDRQPGNDRMGSTLVHSLNETFYRHMMDHVQNGVVFIDSEYRILDWNSAAERFTGRSVTSVLHQYWTPQIAGLCDTEGFQLQEVDCPFRALMTTGETKKQRLAIRTQGSKMFQVQVDVVPVISDRGHLCGGAMIIEDVSETAELERKILHLSERACQDQLTKLANRGELNRQLPEFVEYHQRTGEPASVIICDIDFFKKINDTYSHQAGDDALIAFANLLKESCRESDFVARYGGEEFVMLCGQCDLQEAKELAETIRKKLQRTPIPSLRNQCLTASFGVAIVQPEDSTETVLGRADRGLLIAKESGRDQVVALGDAEPSSQKIRLSSKRSWWGWLCSSNEKSIRTELFTNVPRAVTLEKLKGFVREFHAVVQHVDSNHVILDLDCKQTPIPKRSDERLGKFRMSIEVADIEMKVAGKSGNVKVCTLLDVEISSLRSRDRRSEAIRSQSNRLKTALQGYLVAHELDDVLKEEIVRTIKPESDSRYG from the coding sequence ATGTCAGATTTTAGCGACGTATTAAGCCAAACGGTGGGCGGCCCCTTCCCCGGTGCATCGATCCCGCTACCAATCTGTCCAACTCAGATCAACACGGAAAATGCCGGCGCATGGCAGTCGATGGTGCATGCTCGTTTTGGGACCGTTTCGAGTCTCTACGTTTCCCTCCGAGCCAAGCATCCGCCTGCGGCTGCGCATTCGCTCCGCGTTGCGTTCTGGACTTCGGCTTGGGCGACGAAGCACGAGCTGAAGGAAGATCAGCAACAGCTTTTCGAAACGCTCGCCCTGCTGCATGAAATAGGAAAGATTGGCATTCCTGATCGTGTCCTGCAAAAGCCCGAGAGGTTGTTGGAACACGAGCAGTCGATGATGGATATGCATAGCCAAGTCGGTTTAGAGATTCTTCGAGCGGCGGGAGCAAGCAAAGAGCTATTGCTCGCGATCGCGGGTCTAGGGACCAGCTATGAATCGTCCAGCAATCTGCTTTCGCCCGATATCGCGCCGCTCGCCAGCCGACTGGTCAATGTCATCGATGCATACGACTCGATGACCGCGAAGCAAGTCTATCGCGATGCGATGACACGTGAGATGGCTCTCGCGGAAATCATTCGGTTGGGTGGCACCCAATTTGATCCCAAATTGGCGAAGTCGTTCGCCGAGCTTGTATTGAGCAATGACAGGCAGCTACAAGCCCGCGTGGCGGAACGTTGGATCAATCGCATCGAACAGCACGATTTTTCACGACTGTTTGAGATGGATCGCCAGCCAGGGAACGATCGTATGGGGAGCACTCTGGTCCATTCGCTGAATGAGACCTTCTATCGCCATATGATGGACCATGTTCAAAACGGCGTTGTCTTCATCGATTCCGAATACCGTATTCTCGATTGGAATTCGGCCGCCGAACGTTTTACGGGACGATCGGTAACGTCCGTGCTTCACCAGTATTGGACACCTCAAATCGCCGGTCTCTGCGATACGGAAGGCTTTCAATTGCAAGAAGTGGATTGCCCCTTTCGCGCATTGATGACTACCGGTGAGACCAAAAAGCAGAGGCTTGCGATCCGGACGCAGGGGAGCAAGATGTTTCAGGTCCAAGTCGATGTGGTGCCGGTGATCAGCGATCGAGGTCATCTATGCGGCGGAGCCATGATCATCGAAGACGTGAGCGAAACAGCGGAACTCGAACGAAAGATCCTTCACCTAAGCGAGCGGGCTTGCCAGGATCAGCTGACCAAGCTGGCAAACCGAGGCGAACTGAACCGTCAGCTTCCCGAGTTCGTGGAATACCATCAGCGCACGGGAGAGCCGGCGAGCGTCATTATCTGCGACATTGATTTCTTTAAGAAAATCAACGATACGTACTCCCACCAAGCGGGGGACGATGCGTTGATTGCGTTTGCGAATTTGCTCAAGGAATCTTGCCGCGAATCCGACTTCGTCGCGCGCTACGGTGGCGAAGAATTCGTCATGCTCTGCGGGCAATGCGACCTTCAAGAAGCAAAGGAGTTGGCCGAAACCATCCGCAAAAAGCTTCAGCGCACTCCTATTCCTTCTCTGCGCAACCAGTGCCTCACCGCGAGTTTCGGCGTAGCGATCGTGCAGCCCGAGGACTCTACCGAAACCGTCTTGGGGCGAGCAGACCGTGGCCTGCTGATTGCAAAGGAAAGTGGCCGCGACCAAGTTGTTGCGCTAGGAGATGCTGAACCGTCTTCTCAGAAGATCCGATTGAGTTCCAAACGATCTTGGTGGGGCTGGCTCTGTTCCTCGAATGAAAAATCGATCCGAACCGAGCTCTTCACCAATGTTCCGCGGGCTGTCACGCTTGAAAAGCTCAAAGGATTTGTCCGGGAATTCCATGCAGTGGTTCAACACGTCGATAGCAACCATGTGATCCTGGACTTGGACTGCAAACAAACCCCGATTCCGAAACGGTCCGACGAGCGGTTGGGTAAATTCCGGATGTCGATCGAGGTTGCGGACATTGAGATGAAGGTGGCTGGCAAGAGTGGGAACGTGAAGGTCTGCACTCTTCTGGACGTGGAGATTTCGTCACTACGTTCTCGCGATCGAAGAAGCGAAGCGATTCGCAGCCAGTCGAATCGACTGAAAACCGCGTTACAGGGGTACTTGGTCGCACATGAATTGGATGACGTTCTCAAAGAAGAAATCGTGAGAACCATCAAGCCCGAAAGCGACTCTCGCTACGGATAA